One Hevea brasiliensis isolate MT/VB/25A 57/8 chromosome 5, ASM3005281v1, whole genome shotgun sequence genomic region harbors:
- the LOC110639441 gene encoding zinc finger protein CONSTANS-LIKE 14: MESPKSETKQSVPCDFCSDQVAVLYCRADSAKLCLFCDQHVHSANLLSRKHLRSQICDNCTSEPVSVRCATDNLVLCQECDFDAHGSCFVSVSHDRTPVEGFTGCPSALELALIWGFDLEEKKLDEPSAPLIESWSDGGVQDMVMQMEPWMCRSNAGVSYQDLMVPNDKASAYGNVCNFEMVAMPKSQQSPSCGKYKQVIYKQLVRLLKRNLMTGDIGGGGDNLMPETPSRSGWQGNEEVADFGNANDGIIAANVAGSTVPQQPLQEQPPFTSLCMLPSQMDLKPSGRVAGENIMWDGNASAQGTQIWDFHLGQLRTHEESDHLEVAYGSSDAGFVIKNIGELMKETSFSNAKMFVDMYQLDCPIAHDNMALFNNKSNNPTASQGPATSESNNPPRARPLSGSTFGKLKSSSGGKDIQFIDMGHKILVRGDGMSTPPATKADIELLAKNRGTAMQRYKEKKKTRRYDNHIRYESRKARADSRKRVKGRFVKASDAPDG; encoded by the exons ATGGAGAGCCCCAAATCGGAGACTAAACAGAGCGTTCCCTGCGATTTCTGCAGCGACCAGGTTGCGGTTCTCTACTGCAGAGCCGACTCCGCCAAGCTCTGTCTTTTCTGTGACCAGCACGTGCACTCTGCTAACCTGCTCTCGCGGAAGCATCTCCGTTCCCAGATCTGCGATAACTGCACTTCTGAGCCCGTTTCTGTCCGTTGCGCCACTGACAATTTGGTGCTCTGCCAGGAGTGCGATTTCGACGCCCACGGTAGTTGCTTTGTTTCCGTCTCCCACGATCGTACTCCAGTTGAAGGGTTCACCGGATGTCCCTCGGCTTTGGAGCTAGCCTTAATCTGGGGATTCGATCTTGAGGAGAAGAAATTGGATGAGCCTTCAGCGCCGTTAATTGAGAGCTGGAGCGACGGTGGAGTTCAGGATATGGTGATGCAAATGGAGCCATGGATGTGTAGATCTAATGCTGGAGTGAGTTATCAGGATTTAATGGTGCCTAATGATAAAGCCTCGGCTTATGGGAATGTCTGTAATTTTGAGATGGTGGCGATGCCGAAGAGTCAGCAGAGTCCGAGTTGTGGGAAGTACAAGCAGGTGATATATAAGCAGTTGGTGAGGTTGTTAAAGAGAAATTTGATGACCGGTGACATTGGCGGTGGCGGAGATAATTTGATGCCGGAAACACCAAGTAGGAGCGGCTGGCAGGGGAATGAGGAGGTAGCTGATTTTGGGAATGCGAATGATGGAATTATTGCCGCTAACGTTGCAGGTTCTACAGTTCCTCAGCAACCGTTGCAGGAACAGCCGCCATTTACATCCTTGTGTATGTTGCCATCACAGATGGATCTGAAACCGAGTGGTCGTGTAGCTGGCGAGAACATAATGTGGGATGGTAATGCCAGTGCTCAGGGTACTCAG ATATGGGATTTTCATTTGGGACAATTAAGGACTCATGAAGAATCAGACCATTTAGAAGTTGCGTATGGGTCAAGCGATGCAGGGTTCGTGATCAAGAATATTGGTGAACTTATGAAagaaacttcattcagtaatgCAAAAATGTTTGTAGATATGTACCAGCTGGATTGCCCTATTGCACATGATAATATGGCATTGTTTAAT AACAAATCAAATAACCCAACAGCCAGCCAGGGTCCAGCAACATCTGAGAGCAACAACCCACCTAGAGCAAGGCCATTATCAGGCTCAACTTTTGGTAAGCTGAAAAGCTCCAGTGGGGGCAAAGACATCCAGTTCATAGACATGGGACATAAAATTCTTGTTAGAGGTGATGGTATGAGCACACCACCAGCAACTAAGGCTGATATTGAGCTGCTAGCAAAGAACAGAGGCACTGCCATGCAGCGTtacaaagagaagaaaaaaacccGAAG ATATGATAACCACATACGTTATGAATCAAGAAAGGCAAGAGCTGATTCTAGGAAGCGAGTGAAGGGTCGATTTGTGAAGGCTAGTGATGCTCCTGATGGGTGA